Part of the Microcebus murinus isolate Inina chromosome 26, M.murinus_Inina_mat1.0, whole genome shotgun sequence genome is shown below.
ATGTCTCTGCAGGTGCAGTGAGGATGTtcaatgtttcttctttctcccatAGTGTTCACCTTGTTTCAAATTACTCATTGGTGACTATGTTTAGATATTCATTGAGTGGATGAGTCCTTGGATTAATAGAAATATGCTATGTGAACCCACACAGAATAAGACAAATTGCTATATAaaagtgtgaccttgggcaaggcaacTTCAAACTTCTTGGACGTCATTTCTTCACCTTTGAAATGAGCAGATTGTGTCACATAATCTTAAATTATGTCACATAATCTCAAATATTCTTCCACCCACCTGGGTTTATTCTCATTTAGACACTAAGGAGTGGTATTTAGAGTTACTTGTGCTTGTGTCCTTTCTCTCTACTTGAGTTATACAATCTCGAAGGACAGGTCTTTTACTTCTTTGCATTAAGAAGAGTGTCCTGGTAGATGTGCACTAAATATTTCTGGTTTAGTAGATCATAAAGATAAACCCTCTTTGGTCTGTGAAGTGTCCACCTGTCTGTGCTTCTCTCCCTCTAATCTACCCCACCCCCTCTTCTCCAGTCATTTGAGCATTCAGTCATTTACTCTGAGTTCCTCCTGTGTGCAATATTCCCGAGAACTACAAAAGTTCATGACCCAAATATGCCACTAATTTTGTGCCTCTTGACCCTGCTGGCTTAGAGTTGAGGAAATCAAGATACATGGTCTAAAAAACAAGACAATATATTGAAACAGAACTATCTTGGAAACTAGGGAACTTGTAGAAAGTCACAGATGTGTCAGCTTATGGAGATTCATCTATGCCAAGCTCGGACTTTGTGCTCAGAAGTATTAATCTACCATGTCTAGAGTGTCCTGGCGGGGGGAAAGAGTGTGAGAAGAGGGAGACCAGttaaaacactgaggaagtagTGCACTCAGGTGGTGGAGAGGGCCTGGACTGTAAACGAGAGAAGAGATGGGGCCTGTGAGCCTGTACTTGATGGCCCCTTTGTCAAAGACAGTGCTTAAGACATCTTATCTACGTTGACACCCACTCTGCTTCATGTAACAATGCCAGAGATGTTACCTGCATACTGAGAACCCAGGATGTGGGGTTGGGGTAGAGACAGACAGAAGCACACGTCCAAGTGCAGTGTGCTAAGTGCTAATGGGGATGGGGCTGCACAGAGGAAGTGACAGATTTCCTCCCTTTGCCTCTGCAGACTCGCTTCGCTGTGCTGCCCTCCAGGAGGCTGACCTGCATGGGCTGCACCAGTGCGGCCCCTTGTTCTTGGCTTCTGGCTGCATACcagagggcagggggagaggggccAGAGTATTTATTCCTTACACTGCAAGGAGGTTAACCTTGGGACAGTTGTGTCCCTCAACCAAGAGGCACCACTCCTGTCAGGTGGTCACTCCTACAGGGCTCTCTCCTTCTGAGTTCTGATTTCTACTCCCTTCTCTTTTAGGCCTGACCCATAACAGCTATGTTATCGTGACCTTTTGTGGTTTCCCTGTACCCGAGTCAGACCTTTGAAATTAGTTCCTTCATCCCAGTCTGGTGTCTCCCTTATTCTTGTTGGGATCCTCACTGATACATCGGACTTTTGAAATAAGATAGTTCCATCTGGAATATTCCCTTCTCAGTCCACACCTCTCACAGGACCACCCAGGGAAAGGGCTGCAGCTCCACTTGCCCCTTCACCTTCCAGCTGCTCTCACCTCCCTGTTTCTCTACCAAGTGGCCAAATGCTCCACGAAAGCCTTTTTCTGCCCAATACCCTCAAGTTTACATCAAGGTCAAATGCATGGGGCCTTAGAAAAGAATGTCAATTTCTCTCCACCATAATTTCCAAGATTgcagaatgaagataaaaataatgctAACTTCACAGGGTTGCTGGGAGAATATAAACAAATGTGACAACCTGTAAAATCTGTCTTTCCCACGAAAGATTATACATCGGTGACTATAAAGAATAAGCAGGCTCTCTCCACCTCACCCTACTTTGACTGGTTTCCAGGAAGTAAACCCTACTCtaaaacattgatgagaaaaataatagcaactgATGCATCCCGAGCATTTTCTCCCTGCCAGGAATGGTTCTAAGAGCTCATTTAATCTCTACAAGAACTGTATGTAGCAGAACATAGttcaccccattttacagatgaggaaaaataAGGGCACAGAGAGATggagtaactttcccaaggtcaggAGCCAGATTTGAAAACTAGAAAGCTCAACCCAAAGTCACTCTGTGTGTCAATCCCTTTGCTACATGGTGTCACTTGCTTACATTCTCCTGCGACATCATGCGAAGACAAATCACAGAGGTGCAGGGGGCCACCATGCATAAGACATCGTGTGGAAATTATTAAGCGACTACAAGCGACTACAATGAAGTTTTGCCCTCTTTTGGAAATTCTTGTGAATTACAGTTGAGCTTAGGTGTCACGCTCCAAACTTAAACCTACCCCACTGCGTCCGGGCGGCTGCGTGTTCAGCGTGTCAGCGCGGCCAGGGACCTCACGTGTCCCTCAGGGTCACTCACCTGAACTCAGCGCGTGCTGCACGTCCCGCAGGATCGCCCTGGGGAAGGCGGTGGTGGCCTCCGCGTCCGCCAGCTCGCACACCGCcttgccgggcacggtggcgggGGACGCCTCCCCCCGGGGCAGCGGCTCCCCCGGGCTGTGCGCGGAGGGGCTGCGGCCGGAGGGGGGCTCCTCCGTCGGGGACGCGGGTGTGGCTGGAGCCCCCGTGGGCTGCGTGGCGGCCGCCGTGGAGCCGTGTGTGGTGGTGACGGAGGCAGAGGAAGCGTCGTCAGGTGGCGAGGGCGACAGGAACGAGGCTGGAGCTGGAGGGGAGGTGGGCGCGGGAGGCTCGGCGGGGGGCTGCGACCCTGTGGGCGACGCCGCGGGCGACACACCACGGTCCCCGGGGGTGACTGTCAGGAGGACGTCACCGCTCGTTGAGAGGAACCCGGGAGGGGCCGCGGCCGTGTCTGTGCCCTCCCAGGCGGGAGCCGTGCCGGTGGGCTCCTCGCCTCTGGGCTCCACGGGCGTGTTGCTGGGAAGCGGCGACGTCGGGTACGTCGTCAGGGACTTCGGGGTCGCAGCCGCGGGCGCTGCCGCTGTGGTGCCGTGAGGGCCGCCGCCGGCTGAGGAGGCCGCGACCGCGGCGGGCGTCTGTGGAGAGCCGGTCCCTGCGGCGGGCGGCGGGGTGACCTTGGCCGGCACAGCGGCAGGCGAGGAGGGCGCCCAGGTGGGCGCGCTCTGCACCCTCCACCCTGTGGAAGAGCCGCACAAGCGCGGTTAATACGTGAAAGCTTCGTGATACACGAAACTGAGGCGACGCCTGGCCCTGTGGCTGTGTGT
Proteins encoded:
- the PARM1 gene encoding prostate androgen-regulated mucin-like protein 1, which gives rise to MGCGTLLALCIFAAGWRVQSAPTWAPSSPAAVPAKVTPPPAAGTGSPQTPAAVAASSAGGGPHGTTAAAPAAATPKSLTTYPTSPLPSNTPVEPRGEEPTGTAPAWEGTDTAAAPPGFLSTSGDVLLTVTPGDRGVSPAASPTGSQPPAEPPAPTSPPAPASFLSPSPPDDASSASVTTTHGSTAAATQPTGAPATPASPTEEPPSGRSPSAHSPGEPLPRGEASPATVPGKAVCELADAEATTAFPRAILRDVQHALSSGSIAAITVTVIAVVLLVFGIAAYLKIRHSSYGRLLDDHDYGSWGNYNNPLYDDS